A single region of the Rhizobium binae genome encodes:
- a CDS encoding response regulator transcription factor, giving the protein MPTKKPLIAIVDDDESIREAIKGLMRSMGFDAETFACADDFLRFPNIARTACLVTDINMPGMSGLDLHRRLVALGKSIPTVLITAFPEKNVRATALGADVVGCLTKPFGEQILLDCIRFALALNSEGQSGS; this is encoded by the coding sequence GTGCCAACCAAGAAACCTCTGATTGCGATCGTCGACGACGACGAGTCGATCCGGGAGGCTATCAAGGGACTCATGAGGTCGATGGGATTTGACGCCGAGACCTTTGCATGCGCGGATGATTTCTTGAGATTCCCCAATATCGCCCGCACGGCCTGCCTCGTGACGGACATCAATATGCCTGGAATGAGCGGGCTCGATCTGCACCGTCGGCTGGTCGCACTGGGCAAGAGCATTCCGACTGTTTTGATCACCGCCTTTCCGGAAAAGAATGTGCGCGCGACCGCGTTGGGCGCGGACGTCGTCGGCTGCCTGACCAAACCGTTTGGCGAACAGATTTTGCTTGATTGCATCCGTTTTGCGCTGGCTCTCAATAGCGAGGGCCAAAGCGGTTCGTGA
- a CDS encoding NUDIX hydrolase, with protein MNKAPTLLSQLAGHAETILLGKALEQFGALCLRQGAGGLEVLLITTRETGRWTIPKGWPIKGLAPHEVVEREAWEEAGVKGRAKKRAFGCFSYLKTFQDGTQVPSFVTVHIMTVRRTKANFPERRERKLAWMPPLGAASLVNEPELKSLFRRVRRRALS; from the coding sequence ATGAACAAGGCGCCGACACTCCTGTCCCAGCTTGCCGGTCATGCCGAGACGATCCTCCTCGGCAAGGCGCTGGAGCAATTCGGCGCGCTTTGCCTGCGGCAGGGAGCAGGCGGTTTGGAAGTTCTGTTGATCACGACGCGCGAAACCGGCCGGTGGACCATTCCCAAGGGCTGGCCGATCAAGGGGCTCGCCCCGCATGAGGTGGTCGAGCGTGAGGCTTGGGAAGAGGCGGGCGTGAAAGGGCGGGCGAAGAAGCGCGCTTTCGGCTGTTTCTCCTATCTCAAGACGTTCCAAGATGGCACGCAGGTACCATCGTTCGTGACGGTTCACATCATGACGGTCCGCCGCACCAAGGCTAACTTCCCGGAACGGCGGGAACGCAAGCTGGCCTGGATGCCGCCTCTCGGGGCGGCGTCATTGGTGAACGAGCCGGAATTGAAAAGCCTGTTCCGGCGCGTGCGGCGGCGAGCGCTTTCCTGA
- a CDS encoding response regulator transcription factor, with protein sequence MTEALATIIVIDDDPEVREALGSLLRSVGFAVNLLASVGDFLRSGRPDGPTCLVLDVRLPGQSGLDFQLELARENIQLPIVFITGHGDIPMSVKAMKGGAVEFLTKPFRDQDLLDAIHIGLARDREWLENEKALATVRARFASLTPREREVMALVVTGRLNKQIASALGVSEITVKVHRSQVMQKMGTRSLPELARMADKLMLAPGKSQTNS encoded by the coding sequence TTGACCGAGGCGCTAGCGACCATCATTGTTATCGATGATGACCCCGAGGTCAGGGAGGCGCTTGGGAGTTTGCTGCGTTCCGTCGGCTTTGCCGTCAATCTCCTCGCTTCCGTGGGCGACTTCCTCAGGTCCGGTCGACCCGATGGACCGACTTGTCTCGTGCTCGATGTCCGGCTTCCGGGACAAAGCGGTCTTGATTTTCAGCTCGAGCTGGCGCGAGAAAATATTCAGTTGCCGATTGTCTTCATCACCGGGCACGGCGACATCCCCATGTCTGTCAAGGCGATGAAAGGGGGCGCGGTCGAGTTCCTGACGAAACCGTTCCGGGACCAGGACTTGCTCGACGCCATTCACATCGGCTTGGCGCGCGACCGCGAATGGCTTGAAAATGAAAAGGCGCTGGCGACGGTGCGCGCTCGTTTCGCTAGCCTGACCCCACGGGAGCGCGAGGTGATGGCTTTGGTGGTGACAGGACGGCTCAACAAGCAGATTGCCAGCGCCCTAGGCGTGAGCGAGATTACCGTGAAGGTTCACCGCAGCCAGGTCATGCAGAAGATGGGCACCAGGTCCCTGCCCGAACTCGCGCGTATGGCTGACAAGCTGATGCTCGCGCCAGGAAAGTCTCAAACGAACTCATAA
- a CDS encoding Crp/Fnr family transcriptional regulator has translation MLMQNNHAFDNTEKTLEALHAGESLSSLFVSSTAEAVAAGKAICWEGDKANHLFQVVEGVVRLHRIIGEGRRVITAFHFAGDLIGASLQNDFIFTAEAVTECKIRRISRKSFHDEVARSDALGPAYISLLCQEAAAAHEQMVLLSKKNAEERLCSFIVKLASRRNPRPRQGLLRVPMNRQDIADHLGLTIETVSRTITKLASRNIVVPEGRHDLRIVNLARLVQLSGDADDFSGDSCHRVNLH, from the coding sequence ATGCTGATGCAGAACAACCACGCGTTCGACAATACCGAGAAGACGTTAGAAGCCCTTCATGCCGGCGAATCGCTATCGTCGCTCTTCGTAAGTTCGACCGCCGAGGCCGTCGCGGCCGGCAAGGCGATTTGTTGGGAGGGCGATAAGGCCAACCATCTCTTCCAGGTGGTAGAAGGAGTCGTGCGCCTGCACCGCATCATCGGCGAGGGGCGCCGGGTGATAACTGCGTTTCATTTCGCCGGTGACCTCATCGGGGCGTCGTTGCAGAATGATTTCATTTTCACGGCAGAGGCCGTCACCGAATGCAAGATCCGCCGGATATCGCGCAAGAGTTTCCACGACGAAGTCGCCCGGTCGGATGCGCTCGGCCCCGCCTACATCTCGCTACTTTGCCAGGAGGCAGCCGCCGCGCATGAACAGATGGTCCTGCTGTCGAAGAAGAATGCCGAGGAGCGCCTCTGCAGCTTCATCGTCAAGCTGGCATCCCGCCGCAACCCGCGGCCGCGGCAAGGCTTGCTGCGTGTCCCCATGAACCGCCAGGACATTGCCGACCATCTCGGCCTGACCATCGAGACCGTTTCCCGCACGATCACGAAACTTGCGTCGCGCAACATCGTTGTTCCCGAGGGCAGGCATGACCTCAGGATCGTCAATCTCGCCCGACTGGTGCAGTTGTCCGGCGACGCTGATGATTTTTCGGGGGATTCCTGTCATAGGGTCAACCTGCACTGA
- the ccoN gene encoding cytochrome-c oxidase, cbb3-type subunit I — protein sequence MNYTTETVVVAVAAFLALLAAAFAHDHLFAVHMGILCLCLVAGTLLLVRNVEFSPADQQRKADISGYFDEVVRYGLIATVFWGVVGFLVGVIIALQLAFPDLNIAPYLNFGRLRPVHTSAVIFAFGGNALIMTSFYVVQRTCRARLFGGSLAWFVFWGYQLFIVMAATGYVLGITQAREYAEPEWYVDLWLTIVWVAYLAVYLGTILKRKEPHIYVANWFYLGFIVTIAMLHVVNNLAVPASFLGSKSYSLFSGVQDALTQWWYGHNAVGFFLTAGFLGMMYYFVPKQANRPVYSYRLSIIHFWALIFMYIWAGPHHLHYTALPDWAQTLGMVFSVMLWMPSWGGMINGLMTLSGAWDKIRTDPIIRMMIVAIAFYGMSTFEGPMMSVKAVNSLSHYTEWTIGHVHSGALGWVGMITFGAIYYLTPKLWGRERLYSLRMVNWHFWLATLGIVIYAAVLWVAGIQQGLMWREYNSQGFLVYSFAETVAAMIPYYVLRAVGGALYLAGGLVMAWNVFMTIRGHLRDEAAIPTTLVPQAQPAE from the coding sequence ATGAATTACACGACGGAAACGGTGGTGGTCGCGGTCGCAGCGTTTCTAGCGCTGCTCGCAGCCGCATTCGCGCACGACCATCTCTTTGCGGTCCATATGGGCATACTCTGCCTCTGCCTGGTGGCGGGAACGTTGCTGCTTGTCAGGAACGTCGAGTTTTCACCGGCTGACCAACAGCGCAAAGCCGACATATCCGGTTACTTCGACGAGGTGGTCCGCTACGGCCTGATCGCCACGGTGTTCTGGGGCGTCGTCGGCTTCCTCGTCGGTGTGATCATCGCGCTGCAGCTGGCGTTTCCCGACCTCAACATTGCGCCCTATCTCAACTTCGGAAGATTGCGGCCGGTTCACACCTCGGCTGTCATCTTCGCCTTTGGCGGCAACGCGCTGATCATGACCTCGTTCTACGTGGTGCAGCGCACGTGCCGCGCGCGCCTCTTCGGCGGCTCGCTCGCCTGGTTCGTCTTCTGGGGCTACCAGCTCTTCATCGTCATGGCCGCGACCGGCTACGTGCTCGGCATCACCCAAGCCCGTGAATATGCCGAGCCCGAATGGTATGTCGACCTGTGGCTGACCATCGTCTGGGTTGCCTATCTCGCCGTCTATCTCGGAACGATCCTGAAGCGCAAGGAACCGCATATCTATGTGGCGAACTGGTTCTATCTCGGCTTCATCGTCACCATTGCGATGCTGCACGTGGTCAACAATCTTGCGGTTCCGGCGTCGTTCCTGGGCTCCAAGAGCTATTCGCTCTTCTCCGGCGTTCAGGATGCGCTGACCCAATGGTGGTACGGCCATAATGCCGTCGGCTTCTTTCTCACCGCCGGCTTCCTCGGCATGATGTACTATTTCGTGCCGAAGCAGGCCAACCGGCCCGTCTATTCCTACCGGCTGTCGATCATCCACTTCTGGGCTCTGATCTTCATGTATATCTGGGCCGGTCCGCACCACCTGCATTACACGGCGCTGCCCGACTGGGCGCAGACGCTCGGCATGGTGTTCTCGGTCATGCTCTGGATGCCCTCCTGGGGCGGCATGATCAACGGCCTGATGACCCTTTCGGGCGCCTGGGACAAGATCCGCACCGACCCGATCATCCGCATGATGATCGTCGCCATCGCCTTTTACGGCATGTCGACCTTTGAAGGCCCGATGATGTCGGTCAAGGCCGTCAATTCGCTCAGCCACTATACCGAATGGACGATCGGCCACGTGCATTCCGGCGCGCTCGGCTGGGTGGGCATGATCACCTTCGGAGCGATCTACTACCTGACGCCGAAACTGTGGGGACGCGAGCGTCTCTACAGCCTGCGGATGGTCAACTGGCACTTCTGGCTCGCGACCCTCGGCATCGTGATCTACGCCGCGGTCCTGTGGGTCGCCGGCATCCAGCAGGGGCTGATGTGGCGCGAATACAATTCCCAGGGCTTCCTCGTCTATTCCTTCGCGGAGACGGTCGCGGCGATGATCCCCTACTACGTGCTGCGCGCGGTCGGCGGAGCGCTTTACCTGGCGGGCGGCCTCGTCATGGCCTGGAACGTGTTCATGACGATCCGCGGCCACCTGCGCGACGAAGCTGCAATCCCGACCACTCTCGTGCCCCAGGCACAGCCTGCCGAATGA
- the ccoO gene encoding cytochrome-c oxidase, cbb3-type subunit II, whose amino-acid sequence MASILDKHKILEKNATLLLVGSLLVVSIGGIVEIAPLFYLQNTIEKVEGMRPYTPLELAGRNIYIREGCYLCHSQMIRPFRDEVERYGHYSLAAESMYDHPFQWGSKRTGPDLARVGGRYSNEWHVQHLANPRAVVPESIMPSYAFLKEQEVTVKGVGMDLKANEDVGVPYSDEMLANAEADMRAQADPNADTTALLKRYPKAKVGDFDGDPARLTEMDALVSYLQMLGTLVDFSTYDDATGYR is encoded by the coding sequence ATGGCATCGATACTTGATAAACATAAGATCCTCGAGAAGAACGCGACGCTACTTCTGGTCGGTTCGCTGCTCGTCGTCAGCATCGGCGGCATCGTCGAAATCGCACCGCTGTTCTACCTGCAGAACACGATCGAGAAAGTGGAAGGCATGCGGCCTTACACGCCGCTGGAACTCGCCGGGCGGAACATTTACATTCGTGAAGGCTGCTATCTCTGCCACAGCCAGATGATCCGGCCGTTCCGCGATGAAGTCGAACGGTACGGCCATTACTCGCTGGCTGCGGAATCGATGTACGACCATCCTTTCCAGTGGGGATCCAAGCGAACTGGACCGGATCTGGCCCGCGTCGGCGGACGCTACTCGAACGAATGGCACGTCCAGCATCTCGCAAATCCGCGCGCCGTGGTGCCTGAATCCATCATGCCGAGCTACGCCTTCCTCAAGGAGCAGGAGGTGACGGTCAAGGGTGTCGGAATGGACCTCAAGGCCAATGAGGACGTGGGCGTGCCTTACAGCGACGAGATGCTGGCGAATGCCGAGGCCGACATGCGTGCTCAGGCCGATCCGAATGCGGACACGACGGCCCTACTTAAACGCTATCCGAAGGCGAAGGTCGGCGATTTCGATGGCGACCCGGCCAGGCTGACCGAAATGGACGCCCTGGTGTCCTATCTGCAGATGCTCGGTACGCTGGTCGATTTCTCGACCTATGACGACGCGACCGGCTACCGGTGA
- a CDS encoding cbb3-type cytochrome c oxidase subunit 3, whose amino-acid sequence METYTAMRHFADSWGLLAMAAFFVGAVVFTLRPGSKQAAKEAADIPLKDD is encoded by the coding sequence ATGGAAACCTATACTGCAATGAGACACTTCGCCGACAGCTGGGGCCTCCTGGCGATGGCAGCATTCTTCGTCGGCGCGGTCGTGTTCACCCTTCGCCCAGGCAGCAAGCAGGCGGCGAAAGAAGCCGCCGATATTCCCTTGAAGGATGATTGA
- a CDS encoding hybrid sensor histidine kinase/response regulator has translation MPHRLVSPRTASPQELDAMVHVLDGADILVHRFDGTITHWSIGCENMYGWAREEAVGEKVYDLLATKFPEPAENIRDQLKSRGFWQGEVIHRHKSGHEIHVASRCVLVNLSDGEFAVIQTNSDVSALRRAQEAVKSREAHLSSILDTVPDAMVVIDHKGTVLSFSKAAEKLFGMSSDQICGRNVNNLMPNPYRDAHDGYIDHYIETGEKRIIGYGRVVTGQRADGSQFPMELHVGEATVNGERIFTGFVRDLTSRFKIEEDLRQAQKMEAVGQLTGGIAHDFNNLLTVISGNLEMIEDKLPPGSLRDLLKEAQAAAQDGAILTGQLLAFGRRQPLNPKHADLGQLVTGFADLLRRTLGEDIKLSTVIDGSGLDVLVDSSQLQNAILNIALNARDAMPKGGSLTTTISRVHLDADYAKMYPEVRSGNFVLITMTDTGAGMTEEVRKRAIEPFFTTKEVGSGTGLGLSMVYGFVKQSGGHLQLYSEVGRGTTVRIYLPAVNEAKPRQSVPDQDAGESQLPRGDEMVLVVEDDARVRRVAVARLASMGYEVREAENGHRALGLLRENADIALLFTDIVMPGGMTGDELARKVRVLRPDIAVLFTSGYSEPGLAGKGIVPGAQWLRKPYTARELASKLRELLDAR, from the coding sequence ATGCCTCATCGCCTCGTGTCACCGAGAACCGCATCGCCGCAGGAGCTGGATGCCATGGTGCACGTGCTCGACGGCGCAGATATCCTGGTCCATCGTTTCGACGGGACGATCACGCACTGGTCCATCGGCTGCGAGAACATGTATGGCTGGGCACGAGAGGAGGCCGTCGGCGAGAAAGTCTACGACCTGCTGGCGACGAAGTTTCCCGAACCGGCGGAAAACATCCGCGACCAGCTGAAATCACGCGGTTTCTGGCAGGGCGAGGTCATTCACCGCCACAAGAGCGGCCACGAGATTCATGTCGCGTCCCGCTGCGTGCTGGTCAATCTCTCGGACGGGGAGTTTGCCGTTATCCAGACGAACAGCGACGTCAGCGCCTTGAGGCGGGCTCAAGAGGCGGTCAAGTCTCGTGAGGCGCATCTCAGTTCAATCCTTGACACCGTCCCCGATGCAATGGTGGTGATCGACCACAAGGGGACAGTTCTGTCGTTCAGCAAGGCTGCCGAGAAACTGTTCGGAATGTCATCGGATCAGATTTGCGGCCGCAACGTCAACAACCTGATGCCAAACCCCTACCGCGATGCTCATGACGGCTATATCGACCATTATATCGAAACCGGCGAGAAGCGCATTATCGGCTACGGGCGCGTCGTGACTGGGCAGCGGGCCGACGGCTCGCAATTCCCGATGGAGCTTCATGTCGGCGAGGCGACGGTCAACGGCGAGCGGATCTTCACCGGCTTCGTCCGGGACTTGACGAGCCGTTTCAAGATTGAGGAGGATCTTCGCCAGGCACAGAAGATGGAAGCGGTGGGGCAACTGACCGGGGGCATCGCGCACGATTTCAACAACCTCCTCACCGTCATCAGCGGCAACCTCGAAATGATCGAGGACAAGCTGCCGCCGGGCAGCCTTCGCGATCTTCTCAAGGAGGCCCAGGCCGCAGCGCAGGATGGAGCGATTCTCACCGGCCAGCTGCTGGCCTTCGGCCGGCGCCAGCCGCTGAACCCGAAGCATGCCGATCTCGGTCAGCTCGTCACCGGCTTCGCGGACCTGCTGCGCCGAACCCTCGGCGAAGATATCAAGCTGTCGACCGTCATCGACGGATCCGGCCTCGACGTACTGGTCGACAGTTCGCAGCTTCAGAACGCCATTCTGAACATCGCCCTGAACGCAAGGGACGCCATGCCGAAGGGCGGCAGTCTCACCACGACGATTTCGCGCGTCCACCTCGATGCCGATTATGCAAAAATGTACCCCGAGGTGCGCAGCGGCAATTTCGTCCTCATTACCATGACGGATACCGGCGCCGGGATGACCGAGGAGGTCAGGAAGCGGGCGATAGAACCGTTTTTCACGACGAAGGAAGTCGGCTCCGGCACCGGTCTCGGCCTCAGCATGGTCTATGGTTTCGTCAAGCAATCGGGCGGGCACCTTCAGCTCTACAGCGAGGTGGGCCGCGGCACGACGGTTCGGATTTATCTGCCGGCCGTCAACGAGGCGAAGCCCCGCCAATCCGTGCCGGATCAGGACGCCGGCGAGAGCCAGCTGCCCCGCGGTGACGAGATGGTGCTGGTAGTCGAGGATGACGCCCGCGTCCGCCGCGTCGCCGTCGCCAGGCTCGCTTCGATGGGCTATGAAGTGCGCGAAGCCGAAAACGGCCACCGCGCACTCGGTCTCCTCAGGGAAAATGCCGACATCGCGCTCCTGTTCACCGACATCGTGATGCCGGGCGGGATGACGGGCGACGAGCTCGCACGAAAGGTGCGCGTCTTGCGGCCCGACATCGCCGTTCTGTTCACGTCGGGATATTCCGAGCCGGGTCTTGCGGGCAAAGGAATCGTACCCGGCGCACAATGGCTGCGCAAGCCCTATACGGCAAGGGAGCTGGCGTCGAAGCTCCGCGAGCTTCTCGACGCGAGGTGA
- a CDS encoding pseudoazurin yields the protein MRLKFGLIAATAALIVSAAPLMAADHQVQMLNKGTDGAMVFEPGFLKIAPGDTITFIPTDKSHNVETFKGLIPDGVAEFKSKPNEQYQAKFDVPGAYVLKCTPHAGMGMVVLIQVGDNPANLEAIKTVKVPNMVRKRLDADLTHIIQ from the coding sequence ATGCGTTTGAAATTCGGTCTGATCGCTGCAACGGCAGCCTTGATTGTCTCGGCAGCGCCGTTGATGGCAGCCGACCACCAGGTTCAGATGCTCAACAAGGGCACGGACGGCGCGATGGTTTTCGAGCCCGGCTTCCTGAAGATCGCCCCCGGCGACACCATCACCTTCATTCCCACCGACAAGAGCCACAATGTCGAGACCTTCAAGGGGCTCATTCCGGATGGCGTTGCCGAATTCAAGTCCAAGCCGAACGAGCAATATCAGGCGAAATTCGACGTTCCGGGCGCTTATGTCCTGAAATGCACGCCGCATGCCGGCATGGGCATGGTTGTCCTGATCCAGGTCGGCGACAACCCGGCCAATCTCGAAGCTATCAAAACCGTAAAGGTACCGAACATGGTGCGCAAGCGGCTCGATGCCGACCTCACCCACATCATCCAGTGA